The proteins below are encoded in one region of Hordeum vulgare subsp. vulgare chromosome 3H, MorexV3_pseudomolecules_assembly, whole genome shotgun sequence:
- the LOC123440479 gene encoding dof zinc finger protein MNB1A-like — MLSSHPHEAAMLPYVPRPPSLLVDRRYSTGAEVAPNCPRCDSPNTKFCYYNNYSLSQPRYFCKGCRRYWTKGGSLRNVPVGGGCRKNRRGKSSVRSASDSFSGVRDATFGHGGFPGPLRPDMVLEGMVGNPANPGQAMHDVPTAPDGASIDLAMLYSKFLNNQQPAADGSRVGSVTPESAGGHVDETFDTFSASSDMSPGGVLAPAQFDASPDGFLEWSRPVSSADPTSTASAATATTMLCTDESVQAALGELNFAMDQSCFDSLGLPTDGAAANLSSWCSIVPSLSTWEEPKYDSLDSFPDDTMSLHDGILAADHDWTADCQGLEALYMP, encoded by the coding sequence ATGCTGTCGTCGCACCCGCACGAGGCAGCCATGCTGCCGTACGTGCCGCGGCCGCCGTCGCTGCTGGTGGACCGGCGCTACAGCACCGGCGCCGAGGTGGCGCCCAACTGCCCGCGCTGCGACTCGCCCAACACCaagttctgctactacaacaactacagccTCAGCCAGCCGCGCTACTTCTGCAAGGGCTGCCGACGGTACTGGACCAAGGGTGGGTCTCTCCGGAACGTGCCCGTCGGCGGCGGATGCCGGAAGAACCGCCGGGGGAAGTCGTCCGTGCGGTCGGCGTCTGACTCTTTCTCCGGCGTCCGCGACGCCACGTTCGGGCATGGAGGGTTCCCCGGCCCGCTCCGGCCGGACATGGTCCTGGAAGGCATGGTCGGCAACCCGGCGAACCCTGGCCAGGCGATGCACGACGTGCCCACCGCGCCCGACGGCGCGTCCATCGACCTCGCAATGCTCTACTCCAAGTTCCTCAACAACCAGCAGCCGGCCGCCGACGGCAGCCGCGTTGGCTCCGTCACGCCGGAGTCGGCCGGCGGGCACGTCGACGAGACGTTCGACACGTTCAGCGCCTCCAGCGACATGAGCCCCGGCGGCGTTCTGGCGCCTGCGCAGTTCGATGCGAGCCCTGACGGGTTCCTCGAATGGTCTCGACCGGTGAGCAGCGCCGACCCGACTAGTACGGCCAGCGCAGCTACCGCAACCACCATGCTGTGCACCGACGAGAGCGTGCAAGCTGCGCTCGGCGAGCTCAACTTCGCCATGGACCAGAGCTGTTTCGACTCGTTGGGGTTGCCCACGGATGGTGCCGCCGCCAACCTCTCGTCTTGGTGCTCGATCGTGCCGAGCTTGTCGACATGGGAGGAGCCCAAGTACGACTCGCTTGATTCGTTCCCTGACGACACCATGAGCCTCCATGACGGAATCCTTGCTGCCGATCATGACTGGACCGCGGATTGCCAAGGATTGGAAGCTCTCTACATGCCGTAA